In Lentibacillus amyloliquefaciens, one DNA window encodes the following:
- a CDS encoding pLS20_p028 family conjugation system transmembrane protein, whose product MGDDLKKLYEDLATILDVSSGWLYDDLIRNILWGIIQALVWINNWIEGVATDVVTLGGVYDNPAMNRFIETIQPYVFGMFVVTLTVVGFQFMLNKIEKRNEVLMNVLIAVSVIVILPNLMNMMDNLLNEGIAALDEPGTLSDNVLKRNIADVMYYVDSDFNYTSGSNEETVTGNENLLPHPPDPQNKDIGTTNYTYGNELENPDSIEVNEKLDIYEDEGWFSWTTEPWVENLTEREKNFLKNRLISTGDGGTRIVDLNTNTVPATNLGQQSYYRYHVNWGIAIATLAVTAFALVITTIKIGRAMFDLAFHQLFAMFTAATDLTGGQRLKKVLVEIASTFAVIFVMMVLLRMFIIYAQWANDMEQHIGIIGTILLLIAGAWALIDAPDIVQRFLGIDAGLRSGWQAMMGGYAAGRMVGAGGKMTAEAGGKALKAGGKLGGGAVAGGAGMTRALKNNSHVKPMPSHRQAETPRQEGRFSTNTLNGNAPRYENNGGSTVGKGQPAQEARPSVNSMPRQGQQSASISSDHSGGVTPSSVHGGQQQASTSPVNIPTSPKMTNQPSAGASDGHIHPKPKHTLFGGNRTVQRASHFLTRAHNTGYDAGQKMNQVRGSINQKDVQKPKDMQKGLRDHDIRDSERD is encoded by the coding sequence ATGGGTGATGATTTGAAAAAGCTTTATGAAGATTTAGCCACTATTTTGGATGTGAGCAGTGGATGGCTTTATGATGACCTCATACGGAACATTTTATGGGGGATTATTCAAGCGCTAGTTTGGATTAACAATTGGATCGAAGGTGTCGCAACGGATGTTGTCACACTTGGCGGTGTGTATGATAATCCAGCCATGAATCGCTTTATCGAAACGATTCAGCCCTATGTGTTTGGCATGTTTGTTGTCACACTAACCGTTGTAGGCTTTCAGTTTATGCTGAATAAAATTGAAAAGCGAAATGAAGTGCTGATGAATGTTTTAATTGCAGTGAGTGTCATCGTCATCCTGCCAAATCTCATGAATATGATGGATAATTTGTTGAACGAAGGCATAGCCGCATTAGATGAACCTGGAACACTGTCCGATAACGTTCTTAAACGGAATATCGCTGATGTTATGTATTACGTTGATAGTGATTTCAATTATACCAGTGGAAGTAATGAAGAGACTGTGACGGGTAATGAAAATTTGCTTCCGCATCCACCAGATCCCCAAAATAAAGATATCGGGACAACGAATTATACCTACGGAAATGAATTAGAAAATCCTGATTCAATAGAGGTAAATGAGAAACTTGATATTTATGAGGATGAAGGTTGGTTTAGCTGGACCACAGAACCTTGGGTGGAGAACTTAACTGAGAGAGAAAAGAACTTTTTAAAAAACCGCCTTATTTCAACAGGTGACGGTGGAACAAGGATAGTTGACTTAAACACAAACACAGTACCAGCTACCAACCTGGGGCAACAAAGCTACTACAGGTATCATGTCAACTGGGGTATTGCTATAGCCACATTGGCCGTGACAGCCTTTGCATTAGTCATCACAACTATCAAAATTGGGCGTGCGATGTTTGACTTGGCTTTCCATCAGTTATTTGCCATGTTTACGGCAGCAACAGATTTAACAGGCGGACAACGCTTGAAAAAAGTGCTCGTGGAGATTGCCAGTACATTTGCGGTCATTTTTGTGATGATGGTGCTGTTACGGATGTTCATTATTTATGCGCAATGGGCGAATGATATGGAACAACATATTGGCATTATCGGTACCATTTTGTTACTGATTGCTGGTGCCTGGGCGTTAATTGATGCGCCTGACATCGTGCAACGGTTTTTGGGTATTGATGCCGGACTGCGTTCTGGCTGGCAGGCCATGATGGGCGGTTATGCTGCCGGTCGTATGGTTGGTGCAGGTGGCAAAATGACAGCCGAAGCTGGTGGTAAAGCACTTAAAGCAGGTGGCAAACTTGGCGGCGGTGCGGTTGCTGGTGGTGCCGGCATGACACGGGCATTGAAAAATAACAGCCATGTGAAACCAATGCCGTCTCATCGACAAGCTGAAACACCACGTCAAGAAGGCAGGTTTTCAACAAACACGCTGAATGGAAATGCGCCACGTTATGAAAACAACGGGGGAAGTACTGTCGGAAAAGGACAACCAGCACAGGAAGCTCGACCGTCCGTCAATTCGATGCCAAGACAAGGTCAACAATCGGCCAGTATTAGTTCCGATCATTCAGGTGGTGTCACACCATCATCTGTTCATGGCGGACAACAGCAGGCATCAACTAGTCCTGTCAATATTCCAACATCACCAAAGATGACGAATCAGCCAAGTGCGGGAGCTTCAGATGGCCATATCCATCCAAAACCAAAACATACCTTGTTTGGTGGGAATCGTACGGTGCAGCGAGCCAGTCATTTTCTAACACGGGCGCATAACACCGGTTATGATGCCGGTCAAAAAATGAATCAGGTTCGTGGAAGTATCAATCAAAAGGATGTGCAAAAGCCAAAAGACATGCAAAAGGGGCTGAGAGACCATGACATACGAGATTCCGAAAGAGATTAA
- a CDS encoding DUF5592 family protein has translation MTYEIPKEIKAKPKILGLEMRELVILLISSLLVLTILRDLVHSVFMIPYFVAVIGFMIYLFIPSGHNPKKRHYESLILFFRHKKAVYHAMDKHKQENRQLRVTEGG, from the coding sequence ATGACATACGAGATTCCGAAAGAGATTAAGGCAAAACCGAAAATTTTAGGGTTGGAAATGCGGGAGCTAGTCATTCTATTGATTAGCTCTCTTTTAGTGTTAACGATCTTGCGGGATTTGGTTCATAGTGTTTTTATGATTCCGTATTTTGTGGCCGTGATAGGCTTCATGATTTACCTGTTTATACCATCCGGCCACAATCCGAAAAAAAGACATTATGAATCACTCATTCTATTTTTTCGCCATAAAAAGGCTGTTTACCATGCGATGGATAAACACAAGCAGGAAAATCGTCAATTGCGGGTAACGGAAGGAGGTTGA
- a CDS encoding VirB4 family type IV secretion system protein, with product MQMKQSGKPKAPELDKSFLTSIQPQGGIRFKDKTIKKGDGYEACIHVFEYPSSVDVLWLDKIMAMYDVTVVTDVATMNQDETVSAINKSMVEQDVRFRSSKHESERMDAQRGYQEMEDLYRQISEMGEVIKLLHIRLFVASPTVWELEKKVERTMSKLQSFGFKGQIFLNETYWEWQSLFLPYEQQLAFPNKREGKGMPAVTLASGLPYHFSELNDRTGSYLGTSFTGGNVLFDLFHKDKMRRFFNAVVVGKMGAGKSTTLKKLLMDNEARGNFIRGFDVTGEFKTLVQSVNGHTISLDGSDGVINPLQIFRTEENSNLERNEEISFMQHISKVATFYMFLAGNPSSEEIEEFKKMLRLFYDSLGFTDKIHTTGITSLANEEYPIFSDFLMFIRDQLYDNTEKRIIRSELSSTRVKRLEKIELVIDNLVNSFAYLFNGHTTIPDITDEQVIFFSIRNLTGLEKGVFNAQMFNTLNLIWDNLIQVGSLQKQKMYDDEAFDVDEATRFLVMIDEAHRLVNSENMLAVKFLTDFAREARKYFGGLILASQSIRDFVPDHSDTDTVTKIRTLFELTQYKFVMQQDSNSLDTLRTVFEGQLTDSELEHVPQLQQGECLLSISGVGNLMLSIEASDEELQLFEGGL from the coding sequence ATGCAGATGAAACAATCAGGCAAACCGAAAGCACCTGAACTGGATAAAAGTTTTCTAACATCGATACAACCACAAGGCGGCATTCGTTTTAAAGACAAAACCATCAAAAAAGGAGATGGCTATGAAGCGTGTATTCATGTTTTTGAATACCCGTCCAGCGTTGATGTGTTGTGGTTGGACAAAATCATGGCCATGTATGATGTGACTGTTGTAACAGACGTGGCAACAATGAATCAGGATGAAACGGTGAGTGCGATTAATAAAAGCATGGTGGAACAGGATGTGCGGTTCAGAAGCTCCAAGCATGAATCTGAACGGATGGATGCGCAACGTGGTTATCAGGAGATGGAAGATCTGTATCGCCAGATTAGTGAAATGGGAGAGGTCATTAAGTTACTTCATATTCGCTTGTTTGTGGCATCACCAACTGTATGGGAATTGGAAAAGAAAGTGGAACGGACCATGTCCAAATTACAATCATTCGGGTTTAAAGGCCAAATCTTTTTGAATGAAACTTACTGGGAATGGCAGTCTTTATTCCTTCCCTATGAACAGCAGCTGGCATTTCCAAACAAACGGGAAGGAAAAGGAATGCCGGCCGTGACACTCGCATCAGGCTTGCCTTATCATTTCTCGGAATTAAATGATCGAACCGGCAGTTACTTAGGGACATCATTTACCGGAGGGAATGTGCTGTTTGATCTCTTTCATAAGGATAAAATGAGACGCTTTTTTAATGCGGTGGTTGTCGGAAAAATGGGTGCCGGTAAGTCAACCACGCTAAAGAAATTATTGATGGATAATGAAGCACGTGGCAATTTTATTCGAGGCTTTGATGTAACCGGTGAATTTAAGACACTTGTTCAGTCCGTGAATGGACACACGATTAGTCTTGATGGCAGCGATGGCGTCATCAATCCACTGCAAATCTTTCGTACAGAAGAAAATAGCAATTTGGAAAGGAATGAAGAAATCAGTTTTATGCAGCACATATCAAAGGTGGCAACCTTTTATATGTTTCTAGCTGGTAATCCGTCCTCTGAAGAAATAGAGGAATTTAAAAAGATGCTGCGTCTTTTTTATGATTCACTCGGGTTCACGGATAAAATTCATACAACAGGTATTACGTCACTAGCTAATGAGGAATACCCCATTTTCAGTGACTTTTTAATGTTCATTCGTGATCAACTCTATGACAATACTGAGAAGCGCATCATTCGTTCAGAACTATCATCCACAAGAGTTAAGCGACTCGAAAAAATTGAATTGGTGATCGATAATCTGGTAAACAGTTTTGCTTATTTATTTAATGGCCATACAACGATTCCTGACATTACAGATGAACAGGTTATTTTCTTTTCAATTCGTAATTTAACAGGACTCGAAAAAGGTGTGTTCAACGCTCAAATGTTTAATACGCTGAACTTGATTTGGGATAACTTGATACAGGTTGGATCGTTGCAAAAACAGAAAATGTATGACGATGAAGCGTTCGATGTCGATGAAGCGACACGCTTTTTGGTCATGATTGATGAAGCTCATCGACTGGTCAACTCGGAAAATATGTTGGCGGTGAAGTTTTTGACGGACTTTGCACGTGAAGCAAGGAAGTATTTCGGGGGACTCATCCTGGCCAGCCAATCGATCCGTGATTTTGTGCCTGACCATTCCGACACGGACACGGTCACCAAAATACGGACATTATTTGAACTGACCCAATATAAATTTGTGATGCAGCAGGATTCCAATTCATTAGATACGTTGCGGACCGTTTTTGAAGGACAGCTGACGGATAGTGAGCTAGAACATGTCCCGCAATTACAACAAGGGGAATGTTTATTAAGTATTAGTGGTGTTGGCAATTTAATGCTCTCCATTGAAGCATCTGACGAAGAATTGCAATTGTTTGAGGGTGGTTTGTGA
- a CDS encoding M23 family metallopeptidase, translated as MKHIWGAVKAIGKKKAIGWIIGLVAANIIPIMIGLVLMTIMFAIIGALGGSVDEQQSKQNNPSAGYVCSATGDINQEKWTSVFQNKERSGALKGHGDDIINLSEKRGIDPVLFASIAMHETAWGTSNAVQQKNNPGGLMNPDGSGLFQFSTLKDGLESMSQTLYNRIKVDGLVTIEQLGSVYAPVGAANDPNNLNEHWVPTTKEIAQKLGGLTMNCEPSDQPNMELVGDKSWISSHTKSITSGFGNRSCGGCSSFHAGIDVASSGIRGAPITAFADGEIVISKANGTTFQSSSSNMGTGYGWYVEIKHDDGLRTRYGHMMEKGKPVGTKVKAGDVIGKVGSTGASTGAHLHFEVIINGEKVDPMPYVKSFLTGA; from the coding sequence ATGAAACATATTTGGGGTGCCGTAAAAGCCATTGGTAAGAAAAAAGCGATTGGATGGATAATTGGTCTTGTTGCAGCGAATATCATTCCCATAATGATTGGTTTAGTCTTAATGACCATCATGTTTGCGATCATCGGCGCATTAGGTGGGAGCGTTGACGAACAACAATCGAAACAAAACAATCCATCTGCCGGTTATGTATGCTCGGCAACAGGTGACATTAATCAAGAAAAATGGACGTCTGTTTTTCAGAACAAAGAACGTTCCGGTGCCTTAAAAGGTCATGGTGATGACATCATTAACCTGTCCGAAAAACGAGGCATTGATCCAGTCTTGTTTGCATCCATTGCCATGCATGAGACAGCCTGGGGAACATCAAATGCGGTTCAACAAAAAAATAACCCCGGCGGATTGATGAATCCTGACGGAAGTGGCCTATTTCAGTTTTCAACCTTAAAAGACGGATTAGAGTCCATGTCCCAAACATTATATAACCGTATCAAAGTTGATGGCCTGGTGACGATTGAACAATTAGGAAGTGTCTATGCACCGGTTGGTGCTGCAAATGACCCAAACAATTTAAACGAACATTGGGTGCCAACAACGAAAGAGATCGCCCAAAAGCTGGGCGGATTAACGATGAATTGTGAACCATCTGACCAACCAAACATGGAACTCGTTGGTGATAAATCATGGATATCATCACATACGAAAAGTATTACATCTGGCTTTGGTAATCGAAGTTGTGGTGGTTGTTCGTCATTTCATGCTGGCATAGATGTCGCATCCAGTGGTATTCGAGGAGCGCCGATCACAGCATTTGCGGATGGTGAAATTGTTATCAGTAAAGCAAACGGCACGACATTCCAATCAAGCAGCAGCAACATGGGAACAGGATATGGCTGGTATGTGGAAATTAAACATGACGACGGTTTAAGGACACGATATGGACACATGATGGAAAAAGGAAAGCCGGTGGGAACCAAAGTTAAAGCAGGTGATGTCATTGGGAAAGTTGGTTCAACGGGTGCATCAACCGGCGCTCATTTACATTTTGAAGTGATCATAAATGGCGAAAAAGTTGATCCGATGCCATACGTTAAGTCATTTTTAACCGGTGCATAG
- the mobP2 gene encoding MobP2 family relaxase: MNSPAVVLRSKFVTPGSNAFNDYINYIDREDAKRHIHVNESSKETDNFYIFHDFMDYMDDEAKQGQLFTSDNDQLNQNDKKLLKQQFQKAQQNESPMWQDVISFDNEWLAKQGLYHPATHTVDEVSMRKVVRETMHTVLQAEGMEKSAIWTASLHYNTDNIHVHIASTEAHPTREKLNVFDKETQTWHEEYRAKRKPKTLDKMKSKVANMILDRTKERNKVDDLVRGTVHHKKENGISLSAYRKTKELFQEAMEHLPSDKRQWQYGYQSINDARPYIDEVTNIYLQQFHVEDMKQLHQQLNEEVNVMKEMYGEGSDYDQYKQTKLDDLKKRMGNAVLVEMREHDKAQNDKLFHPKQFNRFYSLSAQEAFADRHHTVYAFNASMMKLSKAMRRTFHDYQKDRNLQEFDRIMDGYE, translated from the coding sequence ATGAACAGTCCTGCGGTTGTGTTACGAAGCAAATTTGTCACACCTGGGTCCAATGCGTTTAACGATTATATCAATTATATCGATCGGGAAGATGCCAAACGTCATATCCATGTTAATGAATCATCCAAGGAAACGGATAATTTTTATATTTTTCATGACTTCATGGATTATATGGATGATGAAGCAAAGCAAGGTCAATTGTTCACAAGCGATAACGATCAGTTAAATCAGAATGACAAGAAACTCTTGAAGCAGCAATTTCAAAAAGCACAACAAAATGAATCACCCATGTGGCAGGATGTCATTAGTTTTGATAATGAGTGGTTGGCAAAGCAAGGGCTTTATCATCCAGCAACCCATACGGTTGATGAAGTGAGCATGCGGAAGGTTGTCCGTGAAACAATGCATACGGTGTTGCAGGCAGAGGGCATGGAAAAATCGGCTATATGGACAGCATCGTTACACTACAATACGGACAATATTCACGTCCATATTGCTTCAACGGAAGCACATCCAACACGTGAGAAATTGAATGTTTTCGATAAGGAAACCCAAACATGGCATGAAGAATATCGTGCCAAACGTAAACCAAAGACACTGGATAAAATGAAATCCAAAGTGGCGAACATGATACTGGATCGAACGAAAGAACGCAATAAAGTTGATGACCTTGTTCGTGGTACCGTTCATCATAAAAAAGAAAATGGTATTTCCTTGTCTGCTTATCGCAAAACAAAAGAATTGTTTCAAGAAGCAATGGAGCATCTTCCATCGGATAAAAGACAATGGCAATATGGCTACCAATCGATTAATGATGCAAGACCGTATATTGATGAGGTTACGAATATTTATCTGCAGCAATTTCATGTAGAAGACATGAAACAGTTGCACCAACAATTGAATGAGGAAGTAAATGTGATGAAAGAAATGTATGGAGAGGGGAGTGATTACGACCAATATAAACAAACGAAATTGGATGATCTGAAGAAGCGTATGGGGAATGCAGTGCTGGTTGAGATGCGCGAGCATGATAAAGCGCAAAACGATAAATTGTTTCATCCGAAACAATTCAATAGATTCTATTCACTTTCAGCTCAAGAGGCATTTGCTGATCGACATCATACTGTTTATGCGTTCAATGCTTCCATGATGAAGTTAAGTAAAGCCATGCGTCGAACCTTTCATGACTATCAAAAAGACCGTAATTTGCAGGAGTTTGACCGTATCATGGATGGCTATGAATAA
- a CDS encoding transposase: MIAKNNLNNQLPNEIKSTIKELNVLKHLRNAGITKSFGFSCAYIFQLIFSLIFENKNWFRTLESKKAADVPAKDTVYRFLNQSTFNWRRFLLSLVAYTIGKVSKLTRHDRPKVFILDDSSYDRNRSKHVELLARCFDHASQKMRFYKGFRMLTLGWSDGATFLPVDFSLLSSKKSKINGISESIDKRSSGYKRRREALQAAPEQIPGMIARATKAGIDASYVLMDSWFTQQPLIKDLTEQGLDVIGMVKKLKQRYLVDGKRVSLDQLYRLATPTDGKRGILRSIHTTQANGVPVKVVFVRNRNKKSDWLAILSTDCTLSDQEIIRIYGMRWDIEVFFKTTKSLLKLQKEFQSRSYDALISHTTIVFARYIVLSWQNRCSTDNRTLGGIFYELCDEVNDLDWAVALQQLIELLEDALKKTNKKVQQLIKSQLQQWIAGLPNYIKVYLPISVCES; the protein is encoded by the coding sequence ATGATAGCGAAAAACAACCTAAATAATCAACTGCCAAATGAAATAAAATCGACAATTAAAGAATTAAATGTATTAAAACATTTACGCAACGCAGGTATTACAAAATCTTTTGGCTTTTCGTGTGCTTATATTTTCCAGCTAATCTTTAGTTTGATCTTTGAAAATAAAAACTGGTTCCGGACGCTGGAAAGCAAGAAAGCCGCGGATGTTCCAGCCAAGGATACCGTTTATCGATTCCTGAACCAATCAACGTTCAATTGGCGTCGGTTTCTGCTTTCACTCGTTGCTTATACGATTGGGAAGGTATCAAAGCTGACGCGTCATGACCGCCCGAAGGTTTTCATTTTAGATGATTCATCTTATGACCGGAACCGAAGCAAACACGTGGAGCTTTTGGCGCGCTGCTTTGATCACGCATCACAGAAAATGCGTTTCTATAAAGGGTTTCGTATGTTGACACTGGGCTGGTCTGATGGTGCTACATTCCTGCCCGTTGATTTTTCGTTATTGAGTTCGAAAAAAAGTAAGATCAACGGTATTTCTGAAAGCATTGATAAACGCAGTTCCGGCTACAAGCGCCGACGAGAAGCGTTACAAGCAGCTCCGGAACAAATTCCGGGTATGATTGCACGGGCAACGAAAGCCGGCATTGATGCCTCCTATGTGCTGATGGATTCATGGTTTACACAACAGCCCCTCATTAAAGACCTAACAGAACAAGGTCTTGACGTGATTGGCATGGTCAAAAAACTAAAGCAGCGTTACCTTGTAGATGGCAAGCGTGTTAGCTTGGATCAGCTATACCGCTTGGCTACACCAACCGATGGGAAAAGAGGTATTTTACGCTCCATCCATACGACACAGGCCAATGGTGTGCCTGTTAAGGTCGTCTTTGTCCGCAACCGGAATAAGAAAAGTGATTGGCTAGCGATTTTAAGTACAGACTGTACCTTGAGTGACCAGGAAATCATCCGAATTTACGGCATGCGCTGGGATATTGAAGTTTTCTTCAAAACGACAAAGTCTCTTTTAAAACTTCAAAAGGAGTTCCAGAGCCGCTCCTATGACGCTCTTATCAGCCACACGACCATTGTGTTTGCAAGATATATTGTACTGTCATGGCAAAATCGCTGCAGTACAGATAATCGGACATTGGGCGGCATATTTTATGAACTATGTGATGAGGTTAATGATCTCGATTGGGCTGTAGCGTTACAGCAGCTAATCGAACTTCTTGAAGATGCCTTGAAAAAGACTAATAAGAAAGTACAGCAACTCATCAAAAGTCAACTACAACAATGGATAGCGGGGCTGCCGAACTATATCAAGGTTTACCTGCCTATTTCAGTCTGCGAAAGTTGA